A single window of Lynx canadensis isolate LIC74 chromosome C2, mLynCan4.pri.v2, whole genome shotgun sequence DNA harbors:
- the LOC115523915 gene encoding H/ACA ribonucleoprotein complex subunit 3 → MFLQYYLNDQGDRVYTLKKLDPMGQQTCSAHPARFSPDDKYSRHRITIKKRFKVLMTQQPRPVL, encoded by the coding sequence ATGTTTCTCCAGTATTACCTCAACGATCAGGGAGACCGAGTCTATACGCTGAAGAAGCTTGACCCTATGGGACAGCAGACCTGCTCAGCTCATCCTGCTCGGTTCTCCCCAGATGACAAATACTCTCGACACCGAATCACCATCAAGAAACGCTTCAAGGTGCTCATGACCCAGCAACCGCGCCCTGTCCTCTGA